Proteins encoded in a region of the Zea mays cultivar B73 chromosome 2, Zm-B73-REFERENCE-NAM-5.0, whole genome shotgun sequence genome:
- the LOC100282889 gene encoding Probable glucuronosyltransferase Os04g0398600 precursor encodes MGSRKGWFPVALLLLADSALWPPVAAAAAGGGEAEHAVQQHSERISGSAGDVLEDNPVGRLKVFIYDLPRKYNKKMVTKDSRCLSHMFAAEIFMHRFLLSSAVRTLNPKEADWFYTPVYTTCDLTNAGLPLPFKSPRVMRSAIQYISNKWPFWNRTDGADHFFVVPHDFAACFHYQEEKAIERGILPLLRRATLVQTFGQENHVCLKEGSIIIPPYAPPQKMQAHLISPDTPRSIFVYFRGLFYDTGNDPEGGYYARGARASLWENFKSNPLFDISTDHPATYYEDMQRAVFCLCPLGWAPWSPRLVEAVVFGCIPVIIADDIVLPFADAIPWEEIGVFVEEKDVPKLDTILTSMPIDDILRKQRLLANPSMKQAMLFPQPAQPRDAFHQILNGLARKLPHPEGTFLQPGDQRLNWTAGPVGDLKPW; translated from the exons ATGGGATCAAGAAAGGGGTGGTTCCCCGTGGCCCTCCTGCTGTTGGCCGACTCTGCCCTCTGGCCgccggtcgccgccgccgccgccggaggcGGCGAGGCCGAACACGCCGTTCAGCAGCATAGCGAGCGCATCTCAG GGAGTGCTGGTGATGTGTTAGAAGATAATCCTGTGGGTAGGTTGAAGGTCTTCATTTATGACTTACCAAGGAAGTACAACAAGAAGATGGTCACCAAGGATTCACGGTGCCTCAGTCACATGTTTGCTGCTGAAATTTTCATGCATCGTTTCTTGCTCTCGAGTGCTGTCCGGACACTAAATCCCAAGGAAGCTGATTGGTTCTATACACCAGTTTACACTACTTGCGATTTAACTAACGCTGGACTGCCCTTGCCGTTTAAGTCACCACGGGTGATGAGGAGCGCGATCCAATATATTTCAAACAAATGGCCCTTCTGGAATAGGACTGATGGAGCAGATCATTTCTTCGTTGTTCCGCATGATTTTGCAGCATGCTTCCACTATCAG GAAGAAAAAGCTATCGAGCGTGGAATTCTTCCATTGCTGCGACGTGCTACATTGGTCCAAACCTTTGGACAGGAGAATCATGTTTGCCTGAAGGAGGGTTCCATCATTATTCCACCCTATGCTCCTCCGCAGAAAATGCAAGCTCACTTGATTTCCCCAGACACTCCACGCTCAATCTTCGTTTACTTCCGGGGACTTTTTTATGACACGGGGAATGACCCCGAGGGCGGATACTATGCAAG AGGTGCGCGAGCTTCGCTATGGGAGAACTTCAAGAGCAACCCTCTGTTTGACATTTCCACAGACCACCCTGCCACTTACTATGAAGACATGCAGCGCGCTGTCTTCTGCCTGTGCCCATTGGGCTGGGCACCGTGGAGCCCTAGGTTGGTTGAGGCTGTGGTCTTTGGCTGCATTCCAGTCATCATAGCTGATGACATCGTGCTTCCATTTGCGGACGCGATCCCATGGGAGGAAATCGGCGTCTTTGTCGAGGAGAAGGATGTCCCAAAGCTTGACACGATCCTCACGTCGATGCCTATAGATGACATCTTAAGGAAGCAAAGGTTACTCGCAAATCCATCGATGAAGCAGGCAATGTTGTTCCCACAGCCAGCGCAACCAAGGGACGCGTTCCACCAAATCTTGAACGGCCTTGCTCGGAAGCTCCCGCACCCAGAGGGTACGTTCTTACAACCTGGCGATCAGCGCCTCAACTGGACCGCTGGTCCTGTGGGAGATCTGAAGCCGTGGTAG